A stretch of the Candidatus Coatesbacteria bacterium genome encodes the following:
- a CDS encoding undecaprenyl-phosphate glucose phosphotransferase, producing MLHRQDRLIAVVLVVGDLACTFGALALAYVMRFVWKLAPNLPDWTPSFADYLPFALAIMVTLVAVFAANGLYSRRRGHSNIEEFLAVLRISFLVLVVAYGVTIFWRVSALSRWLLAFFWVLDVVFITVFRLLVDAVARRVRRMGVDTRKALVIGAGGLAEQVVERLLDHPEYGYEVTGYIAEEAVDAGRLESLEYLGGFNELTAVLERNRPDEVFIALSRHHNHRLLAVLDLCEREGVNASIVPDFFEVLLSRSIQRTQLEDMDGIPVVGLREVPLHSLWNRFVKRAFDFIVSLLFILVFSWLYVLVAAGVALTSKGPAIFKQRRVGRDLEEFTLYKFRTMYVQSESSSDTVWTKKDDPRVTPFGRFLRRTSLDEIPQFFNVLKGDMSIVGPRPERPHFVEQFKESVPRFQVRHQVKAGITGWAQVNGRYELTIPQKVEYDIYYIENWSFWLDLRIIFMTIFRVIGGRDAY from the coding sequence TTGCTCCACCGACAGGACCGTCTCATCGCCGTCGTTCTGGTGGTCGGCGACCTGGCGTGCACCTTCGGCGCCCTGGCGCTGGCCTACGTGATGCGTTTCGTCTGGAAGCTGGCGCCCAATCTGCCGGACTGGACGCCGAGTTTCGCCGACTACCTGCCCTTCGCCCTGGCGATCATGGTCACCCTGGTGGCTGTCTTCGCCGCCAACGGTTTGTACTCCCGCCGCCGGGGACACTCGAACATCGAGGAGTTCCTGGCGGTGCTGCGCATCAGCTTCCTGGTCCTGGTGGTGGCCTACGGGGTGACGATCTTCTGGCGGGTCAGCGCCCTGTCGCGCTGGCTGTTGGCCTTCTTCTGGGTGCTGGACGTCGTTTTCATCACCGTCTTCCGGCTGCTGGTGGACGCCGTGGCGCGGCGGGTCCGCCGGATGGGTGTGGACACGCGCAAAGCCCTGGTCATCGGGGCGGGCGGTCTGGCCGAACAGGTCGTCGAGCGGCTGCTCGATCATCCGGAGTACGGCTACGAGGTGACGGGCTACATCGCCGAGGAGGCGGTCGACGCGGGACGGCTGGAGAGCCTCGAGTACCTGGGCGGCTTCAACGAGTTAACCGCGGTGCTGGAGCGGAACCGGCCCGATGAGGTCTTCATCGCCCTCTCGCGCCACCACAACCACCGCCTGCTGGCCGTCCTCGATCTCTGCGAGCGTGAGGGGGTTAACGCCTCGATCGTGCCCGACTTCTTCGAGGTGCTGCTCAGCCGCTCGATCCAGCGGACCCAGCTCGAGGATATGGACGGCATCCCGGTGGTGGGGCTGCGCGAGGTGCCGCTGCACTCGCTCTGGAACCGCTTCGTCAAGCGGGCTTTCGACTTCATCGTCTCGCTGCTGTTCATTCTCGTCTTCAGTTGGCTCTACGTCCTGGTAGCCGCCGGGGTGGCCCTGACCAGCAAGGGGCCGGCGATCTTCAAGCAGCGCCGCGTCGGCCGCGACCTGGAGGAGTTCACTCTCTACAAGTTCCGCACGATGTACGTGCAGAGCGAGAGCAGCTCGGATACGGTCTGGACGAAGAAGGACGACCCCCGGGTGACGCCCTTCGGCCGTTTCCTGCGTCGCACCAGCCTGGACGAGATCCCCCAGTTCTTCAACGTCCTCAAGGGGGATATGTCGATCGTCGGGCCCCGGCCGGAGCGGCCCCATTTCGTCGAGCAGTTCAAGGAGAGCGTGCCGCGTTTCCAGGTCCGCCACCAGGTCAAGGCGGGGATCACCGGCTGGGCACAGGTCAACGGCCGCTACGAGCTGACCATCCCGCAGAAGGTGGAGTACGACATCTACTACATCGAGAACTGGTCCTTCTGGCTGGATCTGCGGATCATCTTCATGACCATCTTCCGGGTGATCGGCGGCCGGGACGCCTATTAG